A region of the Mangifera indica cultivar Alphonso chromosome 10, CATAS_Mindica_2.1, whole genome shotgun sequence genome:
ACATGGCATTAAGCCATCAAGACTTCTATCATATGTACACGACATTAGTGCTCTGGAAGAAGTTGATTGTCTTCTCTCCACCCGTGATCCTGTTATAAAATTgcttaaagaaaattttaagttgtCACAAAATCGAATGAATCGACTGGCTAATTCCAAACGTCTTGAGTGCGAGTTTGTTGTGAGCGATATGTTGTACCTTCGCTTGCAGTCATACCAAAAGAGTTTTGTCCAGTTTCGATGGGTACTAAATTATCTCCATGTTATTTAGGCCTTTATGAGATCATTGCCCGTGTGGGGAAAGTTGCTTACAAGTTTCGATTGTTGGAAGGATCCTGAGTGCATTAAGTTTTCCATGTTTCATTGCTAAAACCGAAGGTCGGACAGAGGGATGTTACTCTGGTTGATTTGTCAGAACACACTAAGGGCTCGTGTTACCCCGGCTTGTTCAGATTCTTTCCAAGCAAAGTGTGAAACACGAGAAGTGCTACATTGCTGAATTGTTGATATAGTGGGAAGGACTGAGTGCAGTATATGCTACATGGGGTGATAAATGGTCACTATTAAAGAATTATCCAAAACTCAATCTTAGGGACAAGGTTGCTTGAAATGGAAGGAATTGATGAATGCCATGGTTATCATGGGTAGGATTTTGCTACGATACCAGCTGACATTCTTCCACAAAATCCACCCCTTCTGAAGCAGTTTATGGATGACGTCCACCAATTTTAACGTTCTATGAGTTTTGGATTTCAAAGGATGGAAGCCTGAACAGGGAATTATGACAGGATCAGATCATATCCCAATTATGGCAACATATTTCCAACACTCAAGAAAAGATCTAGGTTTCTTTTGACAAAGGCAGAAAAGAGCAACAGTTTGAGGTCGGCAACCGGGTTTATCTCAAGTTGCAATCATACGTGCGGCTCTCCAACTCAAGCTATCAGCCAAATATTTTGAGCCGCAGTAGATTACTAAACACGAAGGATTAGGATCCATGGCCTTCAAATTACTCTTGCCAGAGGGAAGGTCCATCCCTCATTCATGTTTCGTTAACTAAAGAAGCAGCCCAAGAACAACTTTATTATCATTTAAGTTGCTGGAGTTTAACAATGAAGTCAGTGAAGCAAATTTTCCTTATCGACCCTGCAGATGAGTTACTGATCTGTTATTGTTTTGCATGCGGGCTTCAGTTTGTTATTGCTCTGTTTTCTTATGGTGCACCACATAGAGCTTTAGGTCATTTAAATAGAAAGATGAATGAAATAGTCAAGCAATTTATTTTCCATACAGTATCTTATGGCTCATTAATATCTCTTTGAGAGCTTCTCACTGTAAGGATTCCTAAGACCGGCAGAGGCCGAGCTGAGAGCTCGACATTTTCAGGCAGACAATGATATCTCttttacataattataaaaaataaactgatTATATACAAAGATTTAGAGAGTTGTATAAATATCACGAAAAATAAAACCAACAATTTGTCCTGATGCCTATGCAGCTATGctaataaaaatagaaaccaAATTATGAAGTGACAAGTATAAatattgccaaaaaaaaaaaacatcaaagcAAGAATTAGTCCTTGTCTAATAATAACATTAGAAGAAGGATCACAAGGCCTGGAGCTGGATTACAAGTGACTGcagaaataatttgaatttggattgCAAAACCTGAGGAAAGTTACTGACTGATTACATGAGTAAAATAGGAACAAGTCTATGGTCCTGCTGGTTTTGAGTTAAGAAGAGGCTGAAGAGCTTTCACAACAATTGTCATGTTTGGTCTAAAATCTGCTTCATATTGAACACAAAGTGCTGCAACTGCTGCAAGCTGAGCCATTCATAGACACACACAAAGGCTAGCCAATGTCAATAAATGGCTCAAAAGTGGCAACAAAATAGCATCTAAAAGTCATTTTAACAACAATGAAAGTTTTTGGTACAACATAGTGCAATACAACCAGCAATTGTGAAGATTCCATATCAGCACAAGTGAGATATACTTACTCTCTTATTGATTTGCTGCTGTTCCATCACTTGGTATGGAAGATTTTTCTAACAATgtgttttggaattttttaagtttcaactttcaaagtGATGTATATCATTGCTCCAACCACCTAGACAAGAATCAATAGATTTCTCCTTGGGAGTAAAGGACTTCTTCCATGTTTGTTTAAATTGACTTATTTATTATACATGCAAATTAAATGAgactaaattcaattttatgatgtataacgttattttgatattatgttAAAACACCATTTGActtgaaaagttaaaatttgatataactaAATATGAATATCTAGTTTGATGAGAAGAGAAAATAACCTTGGCAATCGCCTTTGGTGGGTAATCACTATTTAGCTTAGGATCAACACATTGCTTCACCTTGTCTTCACTCAATCTTGGAGTAGCCTGCAGATTTTAAGTACAAATTAGATgcataaatgaatataaaaacacaacaaattcaTAAAACGTGCAGCTAAGAAAACACACCCAAGTAACAAGACTTTGTTGTCCTTTTGGCATGGTATGATCTACTGGCTTTCTTCCAGTCAATAGTTCTAAGAGAACCACTCCGAAACTATAAACATCACTTTTTTGCGTTATCTGTCCTGTCATGGCATACCTATCACAGAAGGAAAGAATTTTTAGAACCCAAAAGGAGAATAATGATAAATTGTTCGCCAAGATAAGAGAAGTTAAAAATTCGGCACATGATTAGGGGTTTTCATCACTTTGAATCTAACCGATTTTACCAATAACAAGACCAATATGATGTTTGAGTGAACATAATGCAACAAACTAGAAAGTAGTTCATAGTTTAGTCCTATCAGCAAATTGTAATTCAAGACTAGAAGCTAGTAGGCATGGAAAAATGAAGCTTACTCAGGAGCATGGTAACCAAAGGTGCCTAAAACTCTAGTAGAATGCAGTCGAGCTGCAGTGTCGGATGACTGATTTGTCAGGTTAAAATCAGCGATTTTAGacttaaaatcatcaaaaagtAAGACATTGCTTGATCTAACATCACGATGAACTATGGGAGGTTGAATCCTTTCGTGCAAATACTCTAGGCCTTTTGCTGCACCAAATGCAACTTTAACTCTCTGGTTCCAGCTTAGAACTGGACCAGGTTCGGCACCTTGTACACCCTTTCTCCCTGCACCACAAAATTACTCTTCAAGTGAACCAATTAACAATCAAACATGAAAGAATAAGCACTGAATTCAGTGATTTAGGCAAGCATACCATGTAATACATCATGTAAAGACCCCATTGTTGCGTATTCATATACCAAAATGCGGTTATTCGCCTCCGTACAATACCCCAACAACTCCAAAAAATGCTCATGTTTAAGCCTTGAAACTACTGACAACTACATAATAAATTAGAACAATTTGCATCAAAAACAAGTGTCAAATAGCCTCATTTTCCTGAGAAAAAAGTCCCCAAAGTCTTACTTGTGCTGCAAAATCTGAATCCGATTCTTCCGAGGAACCGGTGTCTAGCTTCTTTATTGCTGCAGGGCCAGTTTCTAACTTGGCATAGAATACTCGGCCATAAGATCCTTCACCAATCAAGGCCTTTGAACCAAAGTTGCTAGTCAGCCTATTTAACTCATCCAAAGGAACAGATGGAACTTCAATAGGCAAAACCTTTTGAGGAGCTCCAGTTTTCACCATATTGGAACTCCTTGGCTCTCCTCTCTGCCCACCTATCAAACAAAAAGGCAACAGTTCAAACATCATGATCATACTTTCAAATTTTGGCACATTttcaatacattaaaatactGATATTGCAATTGCCTAATCCAATAAAATGTCTTCATTTTGGAATTCAGCAAAATGGGAATTACTGCACTAAGATCAATATACAGATACCAATAACTGCAGTGAAAACTATTAGATGAAGTAGCTTTCTCAGTAACTGTTCATTCTCGTTTGTATGTTCGTATGTATCCTACTAATCATATCATTCAGTATCATAGAATTTCCAAAAAATCAATAGTCTAAAAAAATTACTACAGTGAATGTTATTGAATACACCAATATTAGTACTAATTATTGTGAAtagttttttcaataattatcataaaaaaatggaaagaaatttGGAAATAGTTACCAGCAGCATGTGGATTGCCTTTAGGTGGGGCTGTGTTTTGGCTGGCAGGGGGGCCTTGTTGCTCTTCCTCTGCATCTTGACAGCAGAACATATTTCAAGTTTTTGGTGCACCAATGTCAAAATCCCACGTAAAATTCACCCTCttgattttttgttaaaaattaacgACCAAATTCTCCTCCTGCAATTCCTGTACATCATCCATCTCAAACTCGAATTAATACATAGACAAATTAAAAGAATACCATAAAAACCAACTATAAAAATTTGTGGTTCTCAAGAAAACctcaaaaaataatacaataacacATACATTAgttaacacaatcaaaatattgtctttctttgataaatataaaaaataaataaataaataaactggGGTCTTTCAATACAGTTGATACAATCagaattcaatcatttttttctatattttcaacGAGAAAAATCgacaaaaaattatgaaaaaataaagatctATAGGTAggcaaatgaaaagaaagaaacaaaaacagacCTAAAAATTAAGCCTGTGTGCGACgaagaatgaagaagaaaacaatcTGTTTGTTGTTGTGTCTCCTCTAATGGCTCAGGTAATTTTGGCAACaaaatgtttcttttcttctgttTCGCGGGAAACTCGGATTGCTCAATTTAACCAATAAAACTTGTTCGTGCTCTCACGTTTCCACGTTACAAGTACTAtctacctattttaatttttatttatacaatgaAATTTTAATCCAATGGTCTGGATTTTCCATGATCGTCATCTGATTTTCTGGGTTGCTTTAAATGTCAACCTTTCGATCATTTAATCATGCAATTTCGTGGGGGCGTAATTTTGCTTATATAAGGGGatattaatttaacaataaattatgtgtatatatttttcagtatataactaatatataaatattatgttattatataattagatgattttaaattaattatataatagtatttaatcatatgataatatatactCTATATACTCAAAACTATATGTACGTAATATTGTCATCTTAAACTAAGAAACCTAATTTTATACCCATGTAACTACTTGTTTTCATGTTCTTACATATGTGTACCTACtacaaatatacaattatatacatatatgtcattacatgattagat
Encoded here:
- the LOC123227317 gene encoding probable protein kinase At2g41970; this encodes MFCCQDAEEEQQGPPASQNTAPPKGNPHAAGGQRGEPRSSNMVKTGAPQKVLPIEVPSVPLDELNRLTSNFGSKALIGEGSYGRVFYAKLETGPAAIKKLDTGSSEESDSDFAAQLSVVSRLKHEHFLELLGYCTEANNRILVYEYATMGSLHDVLHGRKGVQGAEPGPVLSWNQRVKVAFGAAKGLEYLHERIQPPIVHRDVRSSNVLLFDDFKSKIADFNLTNQSSDTAARLHSTRVLGTFGYHAPEYAMTGQITQKSDVYSFGVVLLELLTGRKPVDHTMPKGQQSLVTWATPRLSEDKVKQCVDPKLNSDYPPKAIAKLAAVAALCVQYEADFRPNMTIVVKALQPLLNSKPAGP